One window of the Thermodesulfomicrobium sp. WS genome contains the following:
- a CDS encoding Hpt domain-containing protein — protein MNSPQTYEAWRAHVRRHLMAAFQASPASADHLLTVAEATLRQGVENLSHALDTKKAPALAKTGHFLKGALANMGLEALADQAAHMEALAATQPEEAARLGEALRHTLGALLPKTDETA, from the coding sequence ATGAACAGCCCCCAAACCTACGAAGCATGGCGGGCGCACGTGCGCCGGCACCTCATGGCCGCCTTTCAGGCAAGTCCTGCCAGTGCGGACCACCTCCTGACCGTGGCCGAAGCGACATTGCGGCAGGGGGTGGAGAATCTCTCCCACGCCCTGGACACGAAAAAGGCCCCTGCCTTGGCCAAGACAGGCCACTTCCTCAAGGGCGCCCTCGCCAACATGGGGCTGGAAGCCCTGGCCGACCAGGCGGCCCACATGGAGGCCCTGGCGGCCACGCAGCCAGAAGAGGCCGCCCGCCTGGGAGAAGCACTCCGACACACCCTCGGCGCCCTGCTTCCCAAGACTGACGAAACAGCCTGA
- the lepB gene encoding signal peptidase I has translation MNPRWQTLLKEYVEALLIALLLAFVIRSFVVQAFKIPSGSMLQTLQIGDHLLVNKFLYGIKVPFTHAFITQFDGPKHGDIIVFEFPEDPSKDFIKRVIGVPGDVIEVRDKQVYRNGELLHEPYVQHTDPRTNVPKRDNFGPVTVPQGKYFVMGDNRDESYDSRFWGFVDRAAIEGKAWILYWSWEGLTSIRWERIGRLVE, from the coding sequence ATGAACCCTCGTTGGCAAACATTGCTCAAAGAATATGTGGAGGCATTGCTCATTGCACTCCTCCTCGCCTTCGTGATCCGCTCGTTCGTCGTGCAGGCATTCAAGATCCCTTCGGGATCCATGCTCCAGACCCTGCAGATCGGCGATCATCTCCTGGTCAATAAATTCCTCTATGGCATCAAAGTCCCATTTACCCACGCCTTCATCACCCAATTCGACGGCCCCAAACACGGGGACATCATCGTCTTCGAATTCCCGGAAGATCCTTCCAAGGATTTCATCAAACGGGTGATCGGTGTTCCTGGAGATGTTATCGAGGTGCGGGACAAACAGGTGTACCGCAACGGCGAGCTGCTTCACGAGCCCTACGTGCAGCACACCGACCCCCGGACCAATGTGCCCAAGCGCGACAATTTCGGCCCCGTGACCGTGCCCCAAGGCAAGTACTTCGTCATGGGGGACAACCGCGACGAATCCTACGATTCGCGGTTTTGGGGGTTTGTGGACCGCGCCGCCATCGAGGGCAAGGCCTGGATCCTCTATTGGTCCTGGGAGGGATTGACCTCCATCCGCTGGGAGCGCATCGGCCGTTTGGTGGAGTGA
- a CDS encoding YifB family Mg chelatase-like AAA ATPase — protein sequence MIAQVTTAALVGIEAHTVRVEVDFSRSGMPSFTLVGLAEGAVREAKERVFAALRNSGFRLPPARITVNMAPAALRKDGSAYDLPLALALVAGAEMLPHESLSGVWCAGELSLDGTLKPVPGILPLALRARREGARALVVPQESAAEAAVAQEIPVFGCGSLAEVVGLLTGERTQAPQAADLASLWETSRSFPVDFAEVKGQDHAKRAVVVACAGNHNLLFLGPPGSGKTMLAQRIPSVLPPLTFDEALEVTAVYSVAGRLEPGQALVVHRPFRAPHHTVSDAGLIGGGQIPRPGEVSLAHRGVLFLDELPEFKKHVLEVLRQPLEDGRVTISRAAVSVEFPADVMLVAAMNPCPCGYLGDPRHACTCTPLQVQRYRSRLSGPLLDRIDLHVEVPAVPYGDLAGQGQGLDSAAMRAQIAAARAIQAERYAGLALHSNADLSGQWLERFCALGAAEHRFLEAAVARLGLSARAYTRVLRIARTIADLAGAERVAVPHLAEAINLRTLDRG from the coding sequence GTGATCGCCCAGGTGACCACGGCAGCGCTGGTGGGTATCGAGGCCCATACGGTGCGGGTGGAGGTGGATTTTTCCCGTTCCGGGATGCCCTCCTTCACCTTGGTGGGCCTGGCCGAAGGCGCGGTGCGCGAGGCCAAGGAACGGGTGTTCGCCGCGTTGCGCAACTCCGGGTTCCGTCTGCCGCCGGCGCGCATCACCGTGAACATGGCCCCGGCCGCCCTGCGCAAGGACGGTTCCGCCTACGATCTCCCCTTGGCCCTGGCGCTGGTGGCTGGGGCGGAAATGCTGCCGCACGAGTCCCTCTCGGGGGTGTGGTGCGCCGGAGAGCTCTCCCTGGACGGGACCCTCAAGCCGGTCCCCGGGATTTTACCCCTCGCCCTGCGCGCGCGCCGGGAAGGGGCCCGGGCCTTGGTGGTGCCGCAGGAGAGCGCCGCCGAGGCCGCGGTGGCGCAGGAGATCCCGGTCTTTGGCTGTGGCTCTCTGGCCGAGGTGGTGGGGCTCCTCACCGGGGAGCGCACCCAGGCGCCGCAAGCTGCGGACCTCGCCTCGTTGTGGGAGACCAGCCGGTCGTTTCCCGTGGACTTTGCCGAGGTCAAAGGCCAAGACCACGCCAAGCGGGCGGTGGTGGTGGCCTGCGCGGGCAATCACAATCTCCTCTTTCTCGGGCCGCCGGGCAGCGGCAAGACCATGCTCGCCCAGCGCATCCCATCGGTGCTGCCGCCGCTCACCTTTGACGAGGCCCTGGAGGTGACGGCCGTCTACTCCGTGGCTGGCCGGTTGGAGCCGGGGCAGGCCCTGGTGGTGCATCGGCCCTTCCGCGCCCCGCACCACACCGTGTCCGACGCCGGGCTCATCGGCGGCGGCCAGATCCCCCGGCCGGGGGAGGTCTCCTTGGCGCATCGGGGCGTACTCTTTTTGGATGAGCTGCCGGAATTCAAGAAGCACGTCCTGGAGGTGCTGCGCCAGCCCCTGGAGGACGGCCGGGTGACCATCTCCCGGGCCGCCGTGTCCGTGGAGTTTCCTGCGGACGTCATGCTCGTGGCGGCCATGAATCCGTGTCCGTGCGGCTACTTGGGGGACCCGCGCCATGCCTGCACGTGCACGCCGCTGCAGGTGCAGCGCTACCGCAGCCGTCTCTCGGGGCCGCTTCTCGATCGCATCGACCTGCATGTGGAGGTGCCGGCGGTGCCGTACGGCGATTTGGCAGGCCAAGGCCAGGGGCTGGATTCGGCCGCCATGCGTGCCCAGATCGCCGCGGCCCGGGCCATCCAGGCCGAGCGCTACGCAGGCCTTGCCCTGCACTCCAATGCCGATCTCTCGGGCCAGTGGCTCGAGCGCTTCTGCGCCCTGGGCGCGGCCGAACACCGTTTCCTGGAGGCGGCGGTGGCGCGCCTTGGGCTCTCCGCCCGGGCCTACACCCGGGTGCTGCGCATCGCCCGCACCATCGCCGATCTTGCCGGCGCCGAGCGCGTCGCCGTGCCGCACCTGGCCGAGGCCATCAATCTGCGCACCCTGGACCGCGGATAG
- a CDS encoding DMT family protein, whose translation MRPYLMTVGLLCLSNIFMTFAWYGHLRNLSGTPWVIAALVSWGIALLEYLLQVPANRIGHEVMNVGQLKILQECIALSVFIPFSIVYLKEKPSMDYVWAGLCILGAAFFVFRKKMFGA comes from the coding sequence ATGCGCCCGTATCTCATGACCGTTGGTCTTTTGTGTTTGAGCAATATATTCATGACCTTTGCCTGGTATGGCCATCTGCGCAACCTTTCCGGAACGCCCTGGGTCATCGCCGCGTTGGTGAGCTGGGGGATCGCCCTCTTGGAGTATCTGCTCCAGGTGCCGGCCAACCGCATCGGCCACGAGGTCATGAACGTGGGGCAGCTCAAGATCCTGCAGGAATGCATTGCCCTGTCGGTCTTCATCCCCTTCTCCATTGTGTACCTCAAGGAGAAGCCGAGCATGGACTATGTGTGGGCAGGGCTGTGCATCCTTGGGGCCGCCTTTTTCGTCTTCCGCAAAAAGATGTTTGGAGCCTGA
- a CDS encoding flavin reductase family protein — MALEPIGAVNALYPSLTVIVGARVRGRVNWMTVAHVGIMNHAMGGVPQYLGISAHPSHYTNIGIREHGEFSINIPSQEMLEATDYVGIVSGKTTDKSTVFPILEGELVNAPMIATCPVAMQCRVAQKVVVGEHELFIGELVATYAQPEVLHQGKIDLMRVNPILFDFRQMAYHALGERTGRPWNAGKALKKRVDATPSA; from the coding sequence ATGGCCTTGGAACCCATCGGGGCGGTCAACGCCCTGTATCCATCGCTGACCGTCATCGTGGGCGCCCGGGTGCGGGGCAGGGTCAATTGGATGACCGTGGCCCACGTGGGCATCATGAACCATGCCATGGGCGGGGTGCCGCAGTATTTGGGCATTTCGGCCCATCCGTCCCACTACACCAACATCGGCATCCGCGAGCACGGGGAGTTCAGCATCAACATCCCTTCCCAGGAGATGCTCGAAGCCACCGATTACGTGGGTATTGTGAGCGGCAAGACGACGGACAAAAGTACCGTCTTTCCCATCCTGGAGGGCGAGCTCGTCAATGCCCCCATGATCGCCACCTGCCCCGTGGCCATGCAGTGCCGGGTGGCGCAGAAGGTGGTGGTGGGCGAGCATGAGCTCTTCATCGGCGAATTGGTGGCCACCTACGCCCAGCCCGAGGTCTTGCACCAGGGCAAGATCGACCTCATGCGCGTCAACCCCATCCTCTTCGATTTTCGGCAAATGGCCTACCACGCCCTGGGCGAGCGCACCGGGCGCCCCTGGAACGCCGGCAAGGCCCTCAAGAAGCGCGTGGATGCGACGCCGTCTGCATGA
- the ald gene encoding alanine dehydrogenase: MIIGVLKEIKVHENRVSMTPAGVEMAVARGHTVVVEANAGVGSGFDDAAYTAAGARILPRPQDVFAEAELILHVKEPQPSEYDLIQPHHTVFTYFHFAADAGLTAAIRTSGCVALAYETVRGKDGGLPLLTPMSEVAGRMAVQEAAKYNERTHGGRGILLGGVTGVAPATVLIIGGGIVGTNAAMMAAGLGARVLILDTNLERLRYLSEIMPKNVTPLMSSPATIRELSREADAIIGAVLVAGAKAPKLITREMLRDLKPGCVLVDVAIDQGGCFETSRPTTHADPIFEVDGIIHYCVANMPGAVPITSTMALTNATLPYVLAIAGKGWKRACQEDPGLAAGLNMVAGRITHPGVAEAFGLPLTPMDEVLA; this comes from the coding sequence ATGATCATTGGCGTGCTCAAAGAGATCAAGGTGCATGAAAACCGCGTCAGTATGACCCCTGCGGGAGTGGAGATGGCCGTAGCCCGGGGGCATACGGTGGTGGTGGAAGCAAACGCAGGCGTGGGCAGCGGCTTTGACGACGCGGCCTACACGGCCGCAGGCGCCCGCATCCTGCCTCGGCCCCAAGACGTGTTCGCCGAGGCCGAGCTCATCCTCCACGTCAAGGAGCCGCAGCCATCGGAATACGACCTCATCCAGCCCCACCACACGGTCTTCACCTACTTCCACTTCGCCGCCGACGCCGGCCTGACTGCAGCCATCCGCACAAGCGGTTGCGTGGCCCTGGCGTACGAGACCGTGCGCGGCAAGGACGGCGGGCTGCCGCTGCTCACCCCCATGAGCGAAGTGGCCGGCCGCATGGCGGTGCAGGAGGCGGCCAAATACAACGAGCGCACCCATGGCGGCCGGGGCATCCTCCTTGGCGGAGTGACCGGCGTGGCCCCGGCCACGGTGCTCATCATCGGCGGCGGCATCGTGGGCACCAACGCCGCCATGATGGCCGCAGGCCTGGGCGCGCGGGTGCTCATCCTGGACACCAACCTGGAGCGGCTGCGCTATCTTTCCGAAATCATGCCGAAAAACGTCACACCCCTCATGAGCTCGCCCGCGACCATCCGCGAACTCTCCCGCGAGGCCGACGCCATCATCGGCGCCGTGCTCGTGGCTGGGGCCAAGGCGCCCAAGCTCATCACCCGGGAGATGCTGCGCGACCTCAAGCCCGGATGCGTGCTCGTGGACGTGGCCATCGACCAGGGCGGCTGCTTCGAGACCTCGCGCCCCACCACCCACGCGGACCCCATCTTCGAGGTGGACGGCATCATCCACTACTGCGTGGCCAACATGCCCGGGGCCGTGCCCATCACCTCCACCATGGCGCTCACCAACGCCACCCTGCCGTATGTATTGGCCATCGCCGGCAAGGGCTGGAAGCGGGCCTGCCAGGAGGACCCTGGACTGGCCGCAGGCCTCAACATGGTGGCCGGCCGCATCACCCATCCTGGAGTGGCGGAGGCCTTCGGCCTGCCCCTGACCCCCATGGACGAGGTCCTCGCCTAA
- a CDS encoding HDOD domain-containing protein: MEIIRFCPSTHLEPGAICAQTVYTPTGRTIAAGEALCAADIEELRFLPGIFIRLTLDEATRAKAIPLALRAYSGHDVCSPLGQALLQLRTQAEAERILRGQPPLAPATPRAATLAPPSLPPALDLASFEPPELPVIAQQLLAALGTDPIDPATIARIVGQSPSLAGRLLKLVNAPAFGMPRRVDRIDRAVILVGPRELALLASGILLIEHFGVVSRSMVDMRSFFAHSIAVAAAARHLAHHAQAQAAEIAFAAGLLHDMGRLLCLSAFPERAKVCLEWCRSHGQTVRDVEAAFFGHEHGVLGGHILAAWGLPEPIVQAVAGHHAPQGFLAAVLHLADCLAHAAALGANGDPVPPRTHTQALELAHLSPETLMEAANAARSSTDAFLAALT, from the coding sequence ATGGAAATCATCCGTTTTTGCCCAAGTACGCATCTGGAACCCGGCGCCATCTGCGCACAAACCGTGTACACGCCCACGGGCCGCACCATTGCCGCCGGGGAGGCGCTCTGCGCAGCGGACATCGAGGAACTGCGCTTTTTGCCCGGCATCTTCATCCGCCTCACCCTGGACGAGGCCACCCGCGCCAAGGCCATCCCCCTGGCGCTTCGCGCCTACAGCGGCCACGACGTCTGCTCCCCCCTGGGGCAAGCGCTCCTGCAGCTGCGCACCCAGGCCGAGGCCGAGCGCATCCTCCGGGGGCAGCCGCCCCTCGCACCGGCCACGCCCCGGGCCGCCACCCTCGCGCCCCCCAGCCTGCCGCCGGCGCTGGACCTTGCGAGCTTCGAACCACCGGAACTCCCCGTCATCGCCCAACAGCTCCTGGCCGCTCTCGGCACCGATCCCATCGATCCCGCAACCATCGCCCGCATTGTTGGCCAGAGCCCGAGCCTCGCCGGTCGGCTGCTCAAGCTGGTCAACGCCCCGGCCTTCGGCATGCCGCGCCGCGTGGACCGCATCGACCGCGCCGTGATCCTGGTGGGACCGCGCGAGCTCGCGCTCTTGGCCAGCGGCATCCTGCTCATCGAGCACTTCGGTGTCGTGTCCCGCTCCATGGTGGACATGCGCTCCTTTTTCGCCCACAGCATCGCCGTGGCCGCCGCGGCCCGGCATCTGGCCCACCACGCCCAGGCCCAAGCGGCGGAAATCGCCTTTGCTGCAGGACTGCTCCATGACATGGGACGGCTTTTGTGCCTGAGCGCCTTTCCAGAGCGGGCCAAGGTTTGCCTCGAGTGGTGCCGCTCCCACGGCCAAACCGTGCGGGATGTGGAAGCCGCCTTTTTCGGCCACGAGCACGGCGTCCTGGGTGGCCACATCCTGGCGGCCTGGGGCCTGCCCGAGCCCATCGTCCAGGCCGTGGCCGGGCACCACGCGCCCCAGGGCTTTCTGGCGGCGGTGCTCCACCTGGCCGACTGTCTGGCCCACGCTGCGGCCCTGGGCGCCAACGGCGACCCGGTACCGCCCCGAACCCACACCCAGGCCCTGGAGCTCGCCCACCTCAGCCCCGAAACCCTGATGGAAGCCGCCAATGCCGCCCGCAGCAGCACGGACGCCTTCCTTGCGGCCCTCACATGA
- a CDS encoding heavy metal translocating P-type ATPase, with the protein MSERPAPSTLRLAIGGMHCAACAARIERVTSRLPGVHAATVSLTANEGAFTFDPNQLEIHVIQKVIEEAGFTAQVIEEADPDEELRRQDEREAARAAALTRRALWAWVFAGPLLLIAMGPMLGLPLPAALDPHTHARPLALLQLALALATAWVCRDFYRDGIQALLRRAPTMDTLVALGTGAALLHSLGTMSAVFSPTFSAHDLYFESAGTVLAMIALGKALETRAMRQAAEAVRGLLRLAPEEATLVEDAAERRVPVRLVLAGMRVRVRPGERIPVDGTVVAGEGHVDESMLTGEARPVRRAPGDPVFTGAINLDGGLVVEAVHVGRETLLARVAALVAQAQNAKAPIAALADRISLVFVPVVLAIAAGTLLAWLAAHAPLTIALRHAVSVLVIACPCAMGLATPTAILVGSGRGARLGILFKSGAALERLAQATDVVFDKTGTLTQGRMHVTHVLPLAHLDGPEVLALAAAVEAASEHPIARAIAAAKPDAVPAEDFQAHPGRGAQGRVGGKTVLVGSLRFLAQQDVVVPAEAQAEAAQWEDAGSSVVAVAVEGSFVGLVAVGDSLRPEALTVTSALRALGLTLHLLSGDSPRVAQAVAGQLDIASVQAGVLPDGKAAWVGELVAQGRRPAMVGDGINDAPALAAAWVGIAMGSGQDIAVQAGDVVLLRGELSALVDAVALARATMRHVRQNLFWAFAFNTLGIPLAAGALEPWLGWSISPMFAGAAMAMSSLLVVGNALRLRLVAL; encoded by the coding sequence ATGTCCGAACGTCCTGCACCGTCCACCCTGCGCCTGGCCATTGGCGGCATGCACTGCGCGGCCTGCGCCGCGCGCATCGAGCGCGTCACCTCGCGCCTGCCTGGGGTGCACGCCGCCACCGTATCCCTCACCGCAAACGAAGGGGCCTTCACCTTCGACCCCAACCAGCTGGAAATACACGTCATCCAAAAGGTCATCGAAGAGGCGGGCTTCACCGCCCAGGTCATCGAAGAGGCCGATCCCGACGAGGAACTGCGGCGGCAGGACGAACGCGAGGCCGCCCGGGCGGCAGCCCTTACGCGCCGGGCCCTGTGGGCCTGGGTGTTCGCCGGCCCGCTGCTCCTCATTGCCATGGGCCCCATGCTGGGGCTGCCGCTTCCCGCGGCCCTGGATCCGCACACTCACGCCCGGCCGCTGGCCCTGCTGCAGCTCGCCCTCGCCCTGGCCACGGCCTGGGTGTGCCGGGACTTCTACCGTGACGGCATCCAGGCCCTGCTGCGCCGTGCCCCCACCATGGACACCCTGGTGGCCCTGGGTACCGGCGCGGCGCTTCTCCATTCCCTGGGCACCATGAGCGCGGTGTTCTCGCCGACGTTTTCCGCCCATGACCTGTATTTTGAATCCGCCGGCACGGTGCTCGCCATGATCGCCCTGGGAAAGGCCCTGGAGACCCGGGCCATGCGCCAGGCGGCCGAGGCGGTGCGCGGCCTTCTGCGTCTGGCCCCGGAAGAGGCCACCCTGGTGGAGGACGCGGCAGAGCGCCGCGTGCCGGTGCGGCTGGTCCTTGCCGGCATGCGGGTGCGGGTGCGGCCCGGAGAGCGCATCCCTGTGGACGGCACGGTGGTGGCCGGCGAAGGCCACGTGGACGAGAGCATGCTCACCGGCGAAGCCCGCCCTGTGCGCCGCGCCCCCGGAGACCCGGTCTTTACCGGGGCCATCAACCTCGATGGCGGCCTGGTGGTGGAGGCGGTGCACGTGGGCCGCGAAACCCTGCTCGCCCGCGTGGCGGCCCTGGTGGCCCAGGCCCAAAACGCCAAGGCGCCCATCGCCGCCCTGGCGGACCGCATCAGCCTGGTGTTCGTGCCCGTGGTGCTCGCCATCGCCGCCGGGACCTTGCTTGCCTGGCTTGCCGCCCATGCCCCGCTCACCATCGCCCTGCGCCATGCGGTAAGCGTGCTCGTCATCGCCTGCCCCTGCGCCATGGGGCTGGCCACGCCCACGGCCATTCTCGTGGGCTCCGGCCGGGGGGCACGGCTGGGGATCCTCTTCAAGAGCGGCGCCGCCCTGGAACGCCTGGCCCAGGCCACGGACGTGGTCTTCGACAAGACCGGCACGCTGACGCAGGGCCGGATGCACGTCACCCACGTGCTGCCCCTGGCCCATCTGGACGGCCCAGAGGTGCTTGCCCTGGCCGCCGCCGTGGAGGCCGCCAGCGAGCACCCCATTGCCCGCGCCATTGCCGCCGCCAAGCCCGATGCCGTGCCTGCGGAAGATTTTCAGGCCCATCCCGGCCGTGGCGCTCAAGGGCGTGTGGGCGGCAAAACCGTGCTCGTGGGCTCGCTGCGCTTTCTTGCCCAGCAGGACGTCGTCGTGCCTGCCGAGGCCCAGGCGGAAGCAGCGCAATGGGAAGACGCCGGATCCTCGGTGGTGGCCGTGGCCGTGGAAGGGAGCTTCGTCGGGCTGGTGGCGGTGGGGGATTCCCTGCGGCCCGAGGCCCTCACCGTGACCAGCGCCCTGCGCGCACTGGGGCTCACCCTGCACCTGCTCTCGGGCGACAGCCCGCGCGTGGCCCAGGCCGTGGCCGGACAACTGGACATCGCCTCCGTGCAGGCCGGGGTCCTGCCCGACGGCAAGGCCGCCTGGGTGGGCGAGCTCGTGGCCCAAGGCCGGCGGCCGGCCATGGTGGGCGACGGCATCAACGACGCGCCCGCCCTGGCCGCGGCCTGGGTGGGCATCGCCATGGGCTCGGGTCAGGACATCGCGGTGCAGGCCGGCGACGTGGTGCTGTTGCGCGGCGAGCTCTCGGCCCTGGTGGACGCCGTGGCCCTGGCGCGGGCCACCATGCGCCATGTGCGGCAAAACCTCTTTTGGGCCTTTGCCTTCAATACCCTCGGCATCCCCTTGGCCGCCGGCGCGCTCGAGCCGTGGCTCGGCTGGAGTATCAGCCCCATGTTCGCCGGCGCGGCCATGGCCATGAGCTCGCTTCTGGTGGTGGGCAACGCCCTGCGCTTGCGCTTGGTGGCACTGTAG